The following are encoded together in the Methylorubrum sp. B1-46 genome:
- a CDS encoding ABC transporter ATP-binding protein, translating into MTRSLPHLALASVAYRYGSAPVLDRVDLAVGAGERVGIVGRSGVGKSTLLQILAGLVAPSSGTVQVDGAPVRGPVPGCTVMFQRPALLPWATVLDNVLLPARLGRGESVAEARRLLDDLGLTERAEAKPHQLSGGQQQRVALARALASRPRILLLDEPFSALDPEMRASLRADVLRLAEARGLTLIVVTHDLADVAALARRAVVLAGRPARVADDFALGDDAEAALRRLGPTAPQRAAA; encoded by the coding sequence ATGACGCGTTCCTTGCCCCACCTTGCCCTCGCCTCGGTCGCCTACCGTTATGGCTCCGCGCCGGTGCTCGACCGCGTCGATCTCGCGGTGGGGGCGGGAGAGCGTGTCGGCATCGTCGGCCGCTCCGGCGTCGGAAAGTCGACGCTCTTGCAGATCCTCGCCGGACTCGTCGCCCCGTCCTCGGGCACGGTGCAGGTCGATGGCGCGCCCGTGCGTGGGCCGGTGCCGGGCTGCACGGTGATGTTCCAGCGGCCCGCGCTGCTCCCGTGGGCAACCGTCCTCGACAATGTGCTGCTGCCGGCCCGGCTCGGGCGCGGCGAGAGCGTAGCGGAAGCCCGGCGCCTGCTCGACGATCTCGGCCTGACCGAGCGGGCGGAGGCCAAGCCGCATCAGCTCTCCGGCGGCCAGCAGCAGCGGGTGGCGCTCGCCCGCGCGCTGGCGAGCCGGCCGCGCATCCTGCTCCTCGACGAACCGTTCTCCGCGCTCGATCCCGAGATGCGGGCGAGCTTGCGCGCCGACGTGCTGCGGCTCGCCGAGGCGCGCGGACTGACCCTGATCGTCGTCACCCACGATCTGGCCGACGTGGCGGCCCTCGCCCGACGCGCCGTGGTGCTCGCCGGCCGCCCGGCCCGCGTCGCGGACGACTTTGCGCTCGGCGACGACGCGGAAGCCGCGCTTCGCCGCCTCGGGCCGACCGCGCCCCAGCGTGCCGCCGCCTGA
- a CDS encoding WcbI family polysaccharide biosynthesis putative acetyltransferase: MAPLPALFKPLVPAVQAAALRSFSPRSWARPWRASAGRPRIAVIGNCQATGIAQALRLLLPGAAVETILIAGLGRRFGHIDRLARHLADADHVFSQFFPVGFVAGGNVHDLAERVPGLRLFPTILFSGFHPDLVHVGDEASLRLSRLVASPIGPYHSAIALQGFRRGLSVEATLRLYTGTIFERLGYFDLWHSSAAYLLRTARDVGFGLDREFARWSRDGVFMHVINHPRLHVLGDLARRLAREAGCAPLDLPVAAYAPDTLAAEPVWPVLPGIAERYGVPGSTLFKGDGRRAAPRLLDLPDFVAESFALYARHRPEDLSCVRLDTWEAESDIRALFAVAA; the protein is encoded by the coding sequence TTGGCCCCGCTCCCCGCCCTTTTCAAGCCGCTCGTCCCGGCCGTCCAGGCCGCCGCTTTGCGCTCCTTCTCCCCGCGATCCTGGGCGAGACCGTGGCGGGCATCGGCGGGCCGCCCCCGCATCGCGGTGATCGGCAATTGCCAAGCCACCGGGATCGCGCAGGCCCTGCGCCTGCTCCTGCCGGGGGCGGCAGTGGAGACGATCCTGATCGCGGGTCTGGGCCGCCGCTTCGGGCATATCGACCGGCTCGCGCGCCATCTGGCGGACGCCGACCATGTCTTCTCGCAGTTCTTCCCGGTCGGCTTCGTTGCCGGTGGCAACGTCCACGACCTCGCCGAGCGCGTACCCGGCCTGCGGCTGTTCCCGACGATCCTGTTCTCCGGCTTCCATCCCGATCTCGTTCACGTCGGGGACGAGGCGAGCCTGCGGCTGTCGCGGCTCGTCGCCTCGCCGATCGGGCCGTATCACTCGGCGATCGCGCTTCAGGGCTTCCGTCGGGGGCTGAGCGTCGAGGCGACCCTGCGGCTCTACACCGGCACCATCTTCGAACGGCTCGGCTACTTCGATCTGTGGCACTCGAGCGCGGCCTACCTGCTGCGCACGGCGCGTGATGTCGGCTTCGGCCTCGATCGAGAATTCGCCCGGTGGAGCCGCGACGGGGTGTTCATGCACGTCATCAACCACCCCAGGCTTCACGTGCTCGGCGACCTGGCCCGGCGCCTTGCCCGCGAGGCAGGCTGCGCCCCGCTCGATCTCCCGGTTGCCGCCTACGCCCCCGACACCCTCGCGGCCGAGCCGGTCTGGCCGGTTCTACCGGGCATCGCCGAGCGTTACGGCGTGCCGGGCTCTACCTTGTTCAAGGGTGACGGGCGCCGCGCCGCGCCGCGCCTTCTCGATCTGCCCGACTTCGTCGCCGAGAGCTTCGCTCTCTACGCCCGACACCGGCCGGAGGATCTCAGCTGTGTGCGCCTCGATACATGGGAGGCAGAGTCGGATATCCGCGCACTGTTCGCCGTGGCGGCGTAG
- a CDS encoding ABC transporter permease → MSGGATLAAEVAAVPPRRPTRIGPVLDRLAPLVGLAGLGLVWFAAGLVLEAVPAYAAFAGFAPGPALASFAELLTSGEAWRAAAPSLLRIGQGLLAAFGLGAPLGLLMGSSRLAERILQPPFQLLRMISPLAWMPVAVLAFPSWDGAIVFLIAAAAIWPILFATAAGVKRVDPVWLAMARNLGAGRLATLLTVVVPAVLQDILTGLRLALGVAWIVLVPAESLGVTSGLGYAINDARDTLSYDRLAAVVLLIGLIGYALDSVLGRLAARARWIPAT, encoded by the coding sequence GTGAGCGGGGGCGCCACCCTCGCCGCCGAGGTCGCGGCCGTGCCGCCGCGCCGCCCGACCCGGATCGGCCCGGTGCTCGACCGGCTGGCGCCACTCGTCGGACTCGCCGGGCTCGGCCTGGTCTGGTTCGCCGCCGGCCTCGTGCTGGAGGCTGTGCCGGCCTACGCGGCATTTGCCGGTTTCGCCCCTGGCCCGGCGCTGGCCTCCTTCGCCGAGCTGCTGACTTCCGGCGAGGCGTGGCGGGCTGCCGCCCCAAGCCTCTTACGGATCGGCCAGGGGCTCCTCGCCGCCTTCGGGCTCGGCGCGCCGCTCGGGCTGCTGATGGGATCGTCGCGGCTGGCTGAGCGCATCCTCCAGCCGCCGTTCCAGTTGCTGCGGATGATCTCGCCGCTCGCCTGGATGCCGGTGGCGGTGCTGGCCTTCCCGAGTTGGGACGGGGCCATCGTCTTCCTGATCGCGGCGGCCGCGATCTGGCCGATCCTGTTCGCCACGGCCGCTGGGGTGAAGCGGGTCGATCCGGTCTGGCTCGCCATGGCGCGCAACCTCGGCGCCGGCCGCCTCGCCACCCTCCTGACCGTCGTGGTGCCCGCGGTGCTGCAGGACATCCTGACGGGCTTGCGGTTGGCGCTTGGCGTCGCCTGGATCGTGCTGGTGCCGGCCGAATCTCTCGGGGTCACGAGTGGGCTCGGCTACGCCATCAACGACGCCCGCGACACTCTCTCCTACGACCGGCTCGCCGCCGTCGTCCTGCTGATCGGCCTGATCGGCTACGCCCTCGACAGCGTACTCGGTCGGCTCGCTGCCCGTGCCCGCTGGATTCCCGCCACCTAA
- the rnk gene encoding nucleoside diphosphate kinase regulator, which yields MTADDHERLSRLAASAMDRAPEVASFLSDELDRVQIVRNGAARGDFARMGSRVDFRDNSTGRTQSVTLVYPGEADIEQSKVSILTPIGAALIGLSKGQSIDWATRTGEIRRLTVLEVREAAFA from the coding sequence ATGACGGCCGATGACCACGAACGTTTGTCGCGGCTGGCAGCGAGCGCCATGGATCGCGCGCCGGAGGTCGCTTCCTTTCTTTCGGACGAACTCGACCGGGTCCAGATCGTCCGCAACGGGGCGGCGCGAGGCGATTTCGCACGCATGGGCAGCCGGGTGGACTTCCGTGACAATTCGACGGGAAGGACGCAATCCGTGACGCTGGTCTACCCTGGAGAGGCCGACATCGAGCAGAGCAAGGTTTCGATCCTGACTCCGATCGGCGCAGCCCTGATCGGCTTGAGCAAGGGGCAGTCCATCGATTGGGCCACACGAACGGGCGAGATCCGACGCCTGACCGTGCTCGAGGTTCGAGAGGCCGCCTTCGCCTGA
- the hemC gene encoding hydroxymethylbilane synthase, producing the protein MTLSRPLRIGTRGSPMALAQTGMVRDRIVAAHPGLETEIVVVSTVADRVLDRPLSEIGGKGLFTKELEQALFADTIDVAVHSMKDVETWLPDGLAIACILERDDPRDAFLSAGAANGLTELPPGARVGTSSLRRGAQVLMHRPDLTIVPLRGNANTRLRKLEAGECDATLLALAGLQRLGMTEVARSILPVEEMLPAVAQGALGIECRSGDEAIRALLAPVACATTTTALDAERGLLAELDGSCRTPIAALAQVEGDRIILDGLLFLPDGSRHWAVHREGLTAEADAIGRDAGAELKRAAGDVYFAHLK; encoded by the coding sequence ATGACTCTCTCGCGACCACTGAGAATCGGAACCCGCGGCAGCCCGATGGCGCTCGCACAGACCGGCATGGTCCGCGATCGGATCGTCGCCGCCCATCCGGGGCTGGAGACGGAGATCGTCGTCGTCTCGACGGTGGCCGATCGGGTGCTCGACCGGCCGCTCTCCGAGATCGGCGGCAAGGGATTGTTCACCAAGGAACTGGAGCAGGCGCTCTTCGCCGACACGATCGATGTCGCCGTCCACTCCATGAAGGATGTGGAGACTTGGCTGCCCGACGGGCTCGCGATCGCCTGCATCCTGGAGCGGGATGACCCGCGCGATGCTTTCCTCAGCGCGGGCGCGGCCAACGGCCTTACCGAACTGCCGCCCGGTGCCCGCGTCGGCACGTCATCGCTGCGGCGGGGCGCTCAGGTGCTAATGCACCGGCCCGATCTCACCATCGTGCCCCTTCGCGGCAACGCCAATACCCGACTGCGCAAGCTCGAAGCCGGGGAATGCGACGCCACGCTGTTGGCGCTCGCCGGCCTCCAGCGGCTCGGGATGACGGAGGTCGCGCGCAGCATCCTCCCCGTGGAGGAAATGCTGCCGGCCGTGGCGCAGGGGGCGCTCGGAATCGAGTGCCGGTCCGGGGACGAAGCGATTCGGGCGTTGCTGGCGCCGGTAGCCTGCGCCACCACGACGACGGCGCTCGATGCGGAGCGCGGGCTGCTGGCCGAGCTCGACGGCTCCTGCCGCACGCCCATCGCCGCGCTCGCGCAGGTCGAGGGTGATCGCATCATCCTCGATGGTCTGCTCTTCCTGCCGGATGGCAGCCGCCACTGGGCCGTCCACCGTGAAGGTTTGACCGCGGAGGCCGATGCGATCGGCCGCGATGCAGGGGCTGAACTGAAACGGGCCGCCGGCGACGTCTACTTCGCCCATCTCAAGTAG
- a CDS encoding phage DNA packaging protein J (One member of this family is encoded by phage DNA commonly used as a positive control for DNA sequencing instruments.) produces the protein MPAAATTVGSCRSGLRPSRPAPTRYTSGSRQTSSVMPRPTAPPSSTPCGFASTCRSLRWRRRRPPCSSSVPAAIAKDPSRSAACVRRSSWRW, from the coding sequence ATGCCCGCGGCCGCCACGACGGTCGGTTCCTGCCGCTCGGGTTTGAGACCATCGAGGCCCGCGCCGACGCGTTACACGAGCGGGTCGCGGCAGACGTCAAGCGTCATGCCGAGACCGACCGCGCCACCTTCCTCGACACCCTGCGGCTTCGCCTCGACGTGTCGTTCCTTGCGCTGGAGGCGGCGCAGGCCGCCATGCTCCAGTTCGGTGCCCGCGGCTATCGCGAAGGATCCGAGCCGTTCCGCCGCCTGCGTGAGGCGCAGTTCGTGGCGCTGGTGA
- a CDS encoding OsmC family protein: protein MSATAREIVQTFETIDRDKLQALSERGRADPSVVKTVRAKTIAEGRRFRHLNYVRNLDAHIVDEPPALLGDDTAPNPTEALLAALGTCVAVGLQANAVARGWTVRGITIESEGDINITSVWGTGDLSEKPVGLTAVRLKAHLDIDGASPDELDALVAHAAQWSPVLNTVQNPVSVTLARA from the coding sequence ATGTCCGCTACCGCCCGTGAGATCGTTCAGACCTTCGAAACGATCGACCGCGACAAGCTCCAGGCACTGTCCGAGAGGGGCCGCGCCGATCCGTCCGTGGTGAAGACCGTGCGGGCGAAAACCATCGCCGAGGGGCGCCGCTTCCGCCATCTCAACTACGTCCGCAACCTCGACGCCCACATCGTCGACGAGCCGCCCGCGCTTCTCGGCGACGACACCGCACCGAACCCGACCGAGGCGCTGCTCGCCGCGCTCGGCACCTGCGTCGCGGTCGGGCTCCAGGCCAATGCGGTCGCCCGCGGCTGGACCGTGCGCGGCATCACGATCGAATCGGAGGGCGACATCAACATCACCTCGGTCTGGGGCACGGGCGACCTCTCGGAGAAGCCGGTCGGGCTCACCGCCGTCCGGCTGAAAGCCCATCTCGACATCGACGGCGCGAGCCCGGACGAGCTCGACGCCCTCGTGGCCCATGCCGCGCAATGGTCGCCGGTGCTCAACACCGTGCAGAACCCGGTCTCCGTCACTCTCGCCCGGGCCTGA
- a CDS encoding ABC transporter substrate-binding protein, producing the protein MSAPDDLSALWTHEWTRADWTRRDTLDALARGGLAALLGGGALGLSGRAAHAADDETVRIGYLPITDATALLVAHAKGYFEEAGLKVAEPTPVRSWSALVEGFAAGKFNLAHLLKPIPVWMRYNNKFPVKVLAWAHTNGSGIVVGGKSGIEDFKGLAGKRVAVPYWYSMHNVVLQYALRQSGVTPVIRGEAGPSECALQILPPPEMPAALAAGKIDGYIVAEPFNALGELKAGARMLRFTGDIWKNHPCCVVVAHERQVSLNPEWTGKAVEAIVRAQAYCVKNREDVARLISKEGRGYLPMPADVVIKATTDYGQAYERSGAIRHPDWVARRIDFQPWPYPSATKLIVEAMGNTVVEGDATFLKGLDPDFVARDLVDDRFVAAALKRHPEWPAALTRQETLSL; encoded by the coding sequence ATGAGCGCCCCCGACGACCTCTCCGCCCTGTGGACACACGAATGGACGCGTGCCGACTGGACGCGGCGCGATACCCTCGACGCGCTTGCCCGCGGCGGCCTCGCTGCGCTCCTCGGCGGCGGGGCACTCGGGTTGTCGGGCCGGGCGGCGCATGCGGCCGACGACGAGACCGTCCGCATCGGCTACCTGCCGATCACCGATGCCACCGCGCTCCTCGTCGCCCACGCCAAGGGCTATTTCGAGGAAGCCGGCCTCAAAGTCGCCGAGCCGACGCCGGTGCGCTCGTGGTCGGCCCTGGTCGAAGGGTTCGCGGCGGGCAAGTTCAACCTCGCGCATCTCCTGAAACCGATCCCGGTCTGGATGCGCTACAACAACAAGTTCCCGGTAAAGGTCCTGGCCTGGGCTCACACCAACGGCTCCGGCATCGTCGTCGGCGGCAAGAGCGGGATCGAGGACTTCAAGGGCCTCGCCGGCAAGCGTGTCGCGGTGCCCTACTGGTACTCGATGCACAACGTCGTGCTGCAATACGCCCTGCGTCAATCCGGTGTGACACCGGTGATCCGCGGCGAGGCCGGCCCGAGTGAGTGCGCCCTCCAGATCCTGCCACCGCCCGAGATGCCGGCGGCGCTCGCAGCGGGCAAGATCGACGGCTACATCGTCGCCGAGCCCTTCAATGCTTTGGGCGAACTCAAGGCCGGCGCGCGGATGCTCCGCTTCACCGGCGACATCTGGAAGAACCATCCCTGCTGCGTCGTCGTCGCCCACGAGCGGCAGGTGAGCCTAAATCCCGAATGGACCGGCAAGGCCGTCGAGGCGATCGTGCGGGCGCAGGCCTATTGCGTGAAGAACCGCGAGGACGTCGCCCGCCTGATCTCGAAGGAGGGCCGCGGCTACCTTCCGATGCCGGCCGATGTGGTGATCAAGGCGACCACCGATTACGGGCAAGCCTACGAGCGCAGCGGTGCGATCCGCCATCCTGACTGGGTGGCGCGGCGCATCGATTTCCAGCCCTGGCCCTACCCGTCGGCGACGAAGCTCATCGTCGAGGCGATGGGCAACACCGTGGTCGAAGGCGATGCCACCTTCCTGAAGGGCCTCGATCCGGACTTCGTGGCGCGCGACCTCGTGGACGACCGCTTCGTTGCCGCGGCCCTGAAGCGCCATCCCGAATGGCCGGCCGCGCTCACCCGCCAGGAGACCCTGAGCCTGTGA
- a CDS encoding response regulator: protein MSSVTTVLIVEDNYLLLEMLTRLCEREGMRVLAASSGEAALTALRDGGESIDWLFTDIGLPGLVDGWAVASAYRERHPQRPIVYASSAVQIEGRTVRGSLYLRKPFETRAIVELASIMAARAGEGRGVLAR from the coding sequence ATGTCGTCAGTCACGACCGTGCTCATCGTCGAGGACAATTACCTGTTGTTGGAGATGCTGACGCGGCTGTGCGAGCGGGAGGGCATGCGCGTGCTGGCGGCCTCCAGCGGCGAGGCCGCGCTGACGGCCTTGCGGGACGGGGGCGAGTCGATCGACTGGCTGTTCACCGACATCGGTCTGCCGGGCCTCGTCGACGGCTGGGCGGTCGCCAGCGCTTATCGGGAGCGTCATCCGCAGCGGCCGATCGTCTATGCCTCCTCGGCGGTGCAGATCGAGGGCCGGACGGTTCGCGGCAGCCTCTATCTCCGCAAGCCGTTCGAAACGCGGGCGATTGTGGAGCTTGCCAGCATCATGGCCGCGCGCGCCGGCGAGGGTCGAGGCGTTCTTGCTCGCTGA
- the tilS gene encoding tRNA lysidine(34) synthetase TilS yields MQESEARASLDERLARALVPFLDTATSPLLLAVSGGPDSTALMHAARSGGARVHVATVDHALRAGSCEEAAGVGRLAADLGLVHTILTWDTPRRDSGIQAAAREARYRLLKDHAARIGAAHVLTAHTLDDQAETVLMRLIAGSGPSGLAGMRRERALAPNIRLARPFLDIPKVDLVAYCEAHRLPFLRDPSNADARFTRARLRTLLPLLAGEGLNAARLGRLAVRAARDDAALGQRALAVLSEIAGREEGTLRLDGHRLRREPEAIVMRVLDAALDRVVPDHGSTVPKRLERLEALVLEALLPALAEGRALRRTLRGTLIEADDEGMIRLAAAPPRRAGGVGR; encoded by the coding sequence ATGCAGGAATCGGAAGCGAGAGCGTCCCTCGACGAACGGCTCGCCCGCGCCCTCGTCCCGTTCCTCGACACGGCGACGTCTCCGCTGCTGCTTGCCGTCTCCGGCGGGCCGGATTCCACCGCACTGATGCACGCGGCCCGCTCGGGCGGCGCGCGCGTCCATGTCGCCACCGTCGATCACGCCCTGCGCGCGGGTTCGTGCGAGGAAGCGGCCGGTGTCGGGCGCCTCGCGGCGGATCTCGGCCTCGTGCACACGATCCTGACATGGGACACGCCGCGCCGCGACAGCGGTATCCAGGCTGCCGCACGCGAGGCCCGGTACCGCCTCCTCAAGGACCACGCTGCGCGAATCGGCGCCGCTCACGTTCTCACCGCCCACACGCTCGATGATCAGGCCGAGACCGTCCTGATGCGGCTCATCGCCGGCAGCGGCCCCTCCGGTCTCGCCGGCATGCGCCGCGAGCGTGCGCTCGCACCGAACATCCGGCTGGCGCGGCCCTTCCTCGACATCCCGAAAGTCGACCTCGTGGCCTATTGCGAGGCCCACCGTCTCCCCTTTCTACGCGATCCGTCCAACGCCGATGCGCGGTTCACCCGAGCCCGGCTGCGCACCCTCCTGCCGCTTCTGGCGGGGGAGGGCCTGAACGCGGCTCGCCTTGGCCGGCTTGCCGTCCGCGCCGCGCGGGACGATGCCGCGCTCGGGCAGCGCGCCCTCGCGGTCTTGTCGGAGATCGCGGGCAGGGAGGAAGGGACGCTGCGCCTCGACGGCCATCGCCTGCGCCGGGAACCGGAGGCGATCGTGATGCGCGTGCTCGATGCCGCTCTCGACAGGGTCGTGCCGGATCACGGGTCGACGGTCCCGAAGCGCCTCGAACGGCTCGAAGCCCTCGTTCTCGAAGCCCTGTTGCCGGCGCTCGCCGAGGGGAGGGCGCTGCGCCGCACCCTTCGCGGCACCCTGATCGAA
- the pal gene encoding peptidoglycan-associated lipoprotein Pal has protein sequence MSTPARIRGLSLTLALCAALGLGACSKDSDLADASGFGAGGAGGVARPGSAQDFVVNVGDRVFFESDSTDLTPTATATLDKQASWLQRYPRYSFLIEGHADERGTREYNYSLGARRAQTVQDYLASRGISASRMRTVSYGKERPVAVCNDISCWSQNRRSVSVLDGGAGS, from the coding sequence ATGTCGACACCCGCGCGCATTCGTGGGCTTTCCCTGACGCTGGCGCTCTGCGCCGCGCTCGGGCTCGGCGCCTGCAGCAAGGACAGCGATCTCGCCGACGCCTCCGGCTTCGGCGCAGGCGGTGCGGGCGGCGTCGCGCGCCCCGGCAGCGCCCAGGACTTCGTCGTGAATGTCGGTGACCGGGTGTTCTTTGAATCCGATTCGACGGATCTGACGCCGACCGCCACCGCCACCCTCGACAAGCAGGCGTCGTGGCTCCAGCGCTACCCGCGCTACAGCTTCCTCATCGAGGGGCACGCCGACGAGCGCGGCACGCGCGAGTACAACTACTCGCTGGGTGCCCGCCGCGCGCAGACGGTTCAGGACTATCTCGCCTCCCGCGGCATCTCGGCCTCGCGGATGCGGACCGTCTCCTACGGCAAGGAGCGTCCGGTGGCCGTGTGCAACGACATCTCCTGCTGGTCGCAGAACCGCCGCTCCGTCAGCGTCCTCGACGGCGGCGCCGGATCCTGA
- the ybgF gene encoding tol-pal system protein YbgF: protein MFRRPLLTLGLGLSISSAALCAAQAQDASELVVRLNRLENVSRQLSGQIETLQYENRQLKEQLRKFQEDVEFRFQEGKGSTAAPARKAPAPAASPPSASPYGTNPGEARPGKRSDAFDPEQNPNAPGAPKPLGTTQPSLPLPTGAIAEAETPLRRSVPPTVAEAEAGAADDMDLPPPGFGGPVDLSPPPARTGSIGPVEAPGASASIAATGSGDAQADFEAAYALIRERQYEQAEMSLRQFIQSHPRDRLVPKATYWLGESYLQRNRTREAAEQFLKVSTDYANSPVAPEAMLKLGTSLHALGAKAQACATLAEVERKFPGAGAGVRQGVEREQKRARCTA from the coding sequence ATGTTCCGCCGCCCCCTCCTGACTCTCGGACTCGGCCTCTCGATCTCATCGGCTGCGTTGTGCGCGGCGCAGGCGCAGGACGCCTCCGAGCTCGTGGTGCGCCTCAACCGACTCGAGAACGTCTCTCGGCAACTCTCCGGGCAGATCGAAACACTTCAGTATGAGAACCGGCAGCTCAAGGAACAGCTTCGGAAGTTCCAGGAGGATGTCGAGTTCCGCTTCCAGGAAGGGAAGGGGAGCACCGCCGCCCCGGCCCGCAAGGCACCGGCTCCCGCCGCCTCGCCGCCCTCCGCCTCCCCCTACGGCACCAATCCCGGCGAAGCTCGGCCGGGCAAGCGCAGCGACGCCTTCGACCCTGAGCAGAACCCGAATGCGCCGGGGGCGCCGAAGCCGCTCGGGACGACGCAGCCCTCGCTGCCGCTGCCGACCGGCGCCATCGCCGAGGCCGAAACGCCCCTGCGCCGCTCCGTTCCTCCAACAGTGGCGGAGGCAGAGGCCGGAGCGGCCGACGACATGGATCTGCCGCCGCCCGGCTTCGGCGGGCCGGTCGATCTCTCGCCTCCGCCCGCGCGCACCGGCTCGATCGGGCCGGTCGAGGCGCCCGGCGCCAGTGCGAGCATCGCCGCCACCGGCAGCGGCGACGCGCAGGCCGATTTCGAGGCGGCCTATGCCCTGATCCGCGAACGCCAGTACGAGCAGGCCGAGATGAGCCTGCGCCAGTTCATCCAGTCCCATCCTCGTGACCGGCTGGTGCCGAAGGCGACCTACTGGCTCGGCGAGAGCTACCTCCAGCGCAACCGCACCCGCGAGGCCGCCGAGCAGTTCCTGAAGGTCTCGACCGATTACGCCAACTCGCCCGTCGCCCCCGAGGCCATGCTAAAGCTCGGCACCTCCCTGCATGCCCTCGGTGCCAAGGCGCAGGCCTGCGCCACGCTGGCCGAGGTCGAGCGGAAGTTTCCGGGGGCGGGTGCCGGCGTGCGCCAAGGCGTCGAGCGGGAGCAGAAGCGCGCCCGCTGCACCGCCTGA
- a CDS encoding GSCFA domain-containing protein, with protein MNPYRDLPAERFWRKAVAGVPPFAIDPGPRDSFRIARTDRVATAGSCFAQRVSQALARGGFRYHVTETAPEGMGEAEASARQYGTFSARYGNLYGPRQFVQLFDRAFGVFEPELKAWRREDGRFVDPFRPTIEPDGFADEAAVIEARDHHLAQVRTLFESLDVLVVTLGLTEGWRCRTDGAALSLAPGVAGGQFDPDEVAFVNASTAEVIADVSGFLDRLWNVNPAARVILTVSPVPLIATYRDQHVLVANAHSKAVLRAAAGEVCERGDPRLVYFPSYEIITGHTNGGRYYEEDQRSIAEAGVAHVMRSFMASFSPESVERREPPSRVSEAEFAGTAGVVCDEETIERSLA; from the coding sequence ATGAACCCTTACCGCGATCTACCGGCCGAGCGGTTCTGGCGCAAGGCGGTGGCGGGCGTGCCGCCCTTCGCCATCGATCCGGGCCCGCGCGACAGCTTCCGCATCGCGCGTACCGACCGGGTCGCGACCGCCGGCTCCTGTTTCGCGCAGCGCGTGTCGCAGGCGCTCGCGCGCGGCGGATTCCGCTACCACGTCACCGAGACCGCGCCGGAGGGAATGGGAGAGGCGGAAGCGTCGGCGCGCCAGTACGGCACCTTCTCGGCGCGCTACGGCAATCTCTACGGCCCCCGCCAATTCGTGCAGTTGTTCGACCGGGCCTTCGGCGTCTTCGAGCCGGAATTGAAGGCGTGGCGGCGGGAGGACGGGCGCTTCGTCGATCCGTTCCGCCCGACGATCGAGCCCGACGGCTTTGCCGACGAGGCCGCGGTAATCGAAGCCCGCGATCACCATCTCGCTCAGGTGCGTACGCTCTTCGAGAGCCTTGACGTGTTGGTCGTGACGCTCGGCCTCACCGAGGGCTGGCGCTGCCGGACCGACGGGGCGGCACTCTCGCTCGCGCCGGGTGTCGCCGGCGGGCAATTCGATCCGGACGAGGTCGCCTTCGTCAACGCGAGCACCGCGGAGGTGATCGCCGACGTCTCGGGCTTTCTCGACCGCCTCTGGAACGTGAACCCGGCGGCGCGCGTCATCCTCACGGTCTCGCCGGTACCGCTGATCGCGACCTATCGCGACCAGCATGTGCTCGTTGCGAACGCCCACTCGAAGGCGGTCCTGCGTGCCGCAGCCGGCGAAGTGTGCGAGCGCGGCGATCCGCGCCTCGTCTACTTCCCCTCCTACGAGATCATCACCGGCCACACCAACGGCGGGCGCTACTACGAGGAGGACCAGCGCAGCATCGCCGAGGCCGGCGTCGCCCACGTGATGCGCAGCTTCATGGCGAGTTTCTCGCCCGAATCGGTCGAGAGGCGGGAGCCGCCGTCTCGTGTCAGCGAGGCGGAGTTCGCCGGCACGGCGGGCGTCGTCTGCGACGAGGAGACGATCGAGCGCAGCCTCGCCTGA
- a CDS encoding Hpt domain-containing protein, whose translation MIPPAAPQPDPARATVFDADSLAELEALFGHSRLMELLEVLDREIAARLDPPATEPSRLAQDAHNLVSSSGGLSFHDLSEACAALEQACLSGAEIATPLGTAVHAARHARKAIATLRAA comes from the coding sequence ATGATCCCGCCCGCCGCGCCGCAGCCCGACCCTGCCCGGGCAACCGTCTTCGACGCCGACAGCTTGGCCGAGCTGGAGGCACTGTTCGGCCATTCCCGCCTTATGGAACTGCTCGAAGTGCTCGATCGCGAAATCGCGGCGCGCCTCGATCCGCCAGCCACCGAGCCGTCGCGGCTGGCTCAGGACGCGCACAACCTCGTCTCGTCGAGCGGCGGCCTTTCCTTCCATGACCTGTCGGAGGCCTGTGCCGCCCTGGAGCAGGCCTGCCTTAGCGGCGCCGAGATTGCGACCCCACTCGGAACCGCGGTTCACGCCGCCCGCCACGCGCGGAAGGCCATCGCAACCCTGCGTGCCGCTTGA